A genomic segment from Rutidosis leptorrhynchoides isolate AG116_Rl617_1_P2 unplaced genomic scaffold, CSIRO_AGI_Rlap_v1 contig313, whole genome shotgun sequence encodes:
- the LOC139882835 gene encoding ubiquitin-conjugating enzyme E2 22-like, with protein sequence MVLISSVILLSVQVLYRHLYDEFSLVYFSFATGDNTIVAFSRSLINLCSVLGGVCYLKSSEACKLKRHSLKDALIFFRMATNENLPPNVIKQLAKELKSLDESPPEGIKVVVNDDDFSTIFADIEGPAGTPYENGVFRMKLRLSHDFPHSPPKGYFLAKIFHPNIATNGEICVNTLKKDWNPTLGLRHVLIVVRCLLIEPFPESALNEQAGKMLLENYDEYARHARLYTSIHAKPKPKFKSGAITESTTALNVDQSNASILNVDQKSAPSAAAAALPLPSPLAPTVPTTAAVLPHKKEGGGIARVQAADKKKLDARKKSLKRL encoded by the exons ATGGTTCTAATTAGCTCAGTCATCCTTCTGTCAGTGCAAGTTTTGTATCGGCATCTTTATGATGAATTCAGTCTAGTTTATTTTAGTTTTGCCACTGGTGATAATACCATCGTAGCGTTCAGCCGTTCACTCATAAATTTGTGTTCGGT GTTGGGGGGCGTCTGTTACTTGAAATCCAGTGAAGCTTGCAAGTTGAAGCGCCATTCCCTCAAGGACGCACTCATCTTTTTCCGAATG GCAACCAATGAGAACCTCCCACCAAATGTTATCAAGCAACTTGCTAAGGAGTTGAAGAGTCTTGATGAGTCCCCTCCTGAGGGGATCAAAGTAGTAGTCAATGATGACGACTTTTCAACTATTTTTGCTGATATTGAAGGCCCAG CTGGGACTCCTTATGAAAATGGAGTCTTCCGGATGAAGTTGAGGTTATCTCATGACTTCCCACACTCTCCCCCAAAAG GTTACTTCTTGGCCAAGATTTTTCATCCAAACATTGCAACAAATGGTGAGATATGTGTGAATACGCTAAAAAAGGATTGGAATCCAACTCTTGGTTTGCGGCATGttctcatt GTTGTCAGGTGCTTGTTGATTGAGCCCTTCCCGGAATCTGCATTGAACGAGCAGGCTGGGAAGATGCTGCTTGAAAATTATGATGAGTATGCCAGACATGCCAG GTTGTACACAAGCATCCATGCTAAGCCGAAACCAAAATTCAAGTCGGGGGCCATAACCGAGTCAACTACGGCCCTGAACGTTGACCAGAGCAATGCCTCCATTCTCAATGTTGACCAAAAGAGTGCCCCATCTGCCGCGGCAGCAGCGTTGCCATTGCCATCTCCCCTGGCTCCGACGGTGCCAACAACTGCGGCAGTTCTCCCGCATAAGAAGGAAGGCGGTGGAATTGCCAGAGTTCAGGCAGCAGACAAGAAGAAATTGGACGCCAGAAAGAAAAGTCTCAAGAGACTATGA